From Thermodesulfobacteriota bacterium, a single genomic window includes:
- the qrcD gene encoding menaquinone reductase integral membrane subunit QrcD, with protein sequence MDSALIPEGVKRCPLPLFILGVLAVGAVLLWGVYAMLLCWIKGLNQTNMNDYYGFALWIWADLAVIALGGGAFFTGLLRYLVGKDELKNIINFAVVIGFICYSSALLILAIDIGQPLRGWFIFWHANVHSMLTEVAFCLSCYFAVLTIEFVPLVLEQRQLNKVTFFHHLGHNMHEIMAVFAATGAFLSFFHQGSLGGVAGVLYGRPFAFRESLLVWPSTFFLFTWSAAACGPCFTILVTKITEAITRKKLVGDPAIHTLAKISGWMILTYIMAKTIDTVYWALVTAPEGGFTLGQFYSHNAFYGYWILIAEVIVGGLIPALILISEKGRNNPRMLVLAAVLACVGISINRWVMVLQVMAVPVMPFDTWQLYIPSWQEVATTILPVAYGVLLIAFAHRYLPVFPQEKELNP encoded by the coding sequence ATGGATTCCGCATTGATACCCGAGGGAGTGAAACGCTGTCCGCTGCCGCTGTTTATTCTCGGCGTGCTGGCCGTGGGGGCGGTGCTGCTGTGGGGCGTCTACGCCATGCTGCTGTGCTGGATCAAGGGCCTGAACCAGACCAACATGAACGACTATTACGGGTTCGCCTTGTGGATCTGGGCCGATCTGGCCGTCATCGCCTTAGGCGGCGGCGCCTTCTTCACCGGCCTGCTGCGGTACCTGGTGGGCAAAGACGAACTGAAGAATATCATCAACTTCGCCGTGGTCATCGGGTTTATCTGCTACAGTTCGGCACTGCTCATCCTGGCCATTGATATCGGTCAGCCCCTGCGGGGCTGGTTCATCTTCTGGCACGCCAACGTCCACTCCATGCTGACGGAAGTGGCCTTCTGCCTGTCCTGTTATTTTGCCGTGCTGACCATTGAATTTGTGCCCCTTGTCCTGGAACAGCGCCAACTGAACAAGGTAACGTTTTTCCACCATCTCGGCCACAACATGCATGAGATCATGGCGGTGTTCGCGGCCACCGGCGCGTTCCTGTCTTTTTTCCATCAGGGTTCTTTGGGCGGCGTGGCCGGCGTGCTTTACGGCCGTCCTTTTGCCTTCCGTGAAAGCCTGCTGGTCTGGCCGTCCACGTTCTTCCTTTTTACCTGGTCGGCGGCGGCCTGCGGCCCCTGCTTCACCATCCTGGTCACCAAAATAACCGAGGCCATCACCCGCAAGAAACTGGTCGGCGATCCGGCCATCCACACCCTGGCCAAAATATCCGGCTGGATGATTCTGACCTATATTATGGCTAAAACCATTGATACCGTTTACTGGGCCCTGGTGACGGCGCCGGAAGGCGGGTTTACCCTGGGGCAGTTTTACAGCCACAACGCTTTTTACGGGTACTGGATCCTGATCGCGGAAGTGATCGTCGGCGGTCTGATCCCGGCCCTGATCCTGATCAGCGAAAAAGGACGCAACAACCCCCGGATGCTGGTGTTGGCGGCCGTACTGGCCTGTGTCGGCATATCCATCAACCGCTGGGTCATGGTGCTTCAGGTCATGGCGGTGCCGGTCATGCCCTTTGACACCTGGCAGCTCTATATTCCCAGCTGGCAGGAAGTGGCCACCACCATTCTGCCGGTGGCCTATGGCGTGCTGCTGATCGCCTTCGCTCACCGCTACCTGCCCGTTTTCCCGCAGGAGAAGGAACTGAATCCGTAG
- a CDS encoding deoxyguanosinetriphosphate triphosphohydrolase, whose amino-acid sequence MKVRREIEEREPFFISPHGCLSSRIRQRDREEPEEPVCTAFQQDRDRIVFSNAFRRLNHKTQVFLSPLGDQYRTRLTHTLEVAQISRTLARAMKLNEDLAEAVALGHDLGHTPFGHSGETVLKEISPCGFSHNEQSLRVVEKLENNGLGLNLTVEVRDGILKHSKGYGNIIHDDPAEMAITLEGQIVRVADIMAYLNHDLDDAIRSKVITPAQVPESCVRVLGKDHSQRGSTMIQDVIHSSTAVPGKITLRISDEVFEAMTELRQFLYENVYRSPQVHNEFVKARRILSELYEFFVKNTDVLHKEMQRMDMGACMEAEEGLHRVVCDFIASITDEYAIHLYTRLFFPSPYV is encoded by the coding sequence TTGAAAGTCCGCCGAGAGATTGAAGAAAGAGAGCCCTTCTTTATTTCCCCCCACGGGTGCTTAAGTTCCCGGATCCGGCAGCGCGACCGGGAAGAACCGGAGGAGCCGGTCTGCACCGCCTTTCAGCAGGACCGGGACCGCATTGTTTTTTCCAATGCTTTCCGCCGTCTTAACCATAAAACCCAGGTGTTTCTTTCGCCCCTGGGGGATCAGTACCGGACCCGCCTGACCCACACTCTGGAAGTGGCGCAGATTTCCCGGACTCTGGCCCGGGCCATGAAGTTGAACGAGGATCTGGCCGAAGCCGTGGCGTTAGGGCATGATCTGGGGCATACCCCTTTCGGGCACAGCGGCGAGACGGTTCTCAAGGAAATATCACCGTGCGGTTTTTCCCACAACGAACAGAGCCTGCGGGTGGTGGAAAAACTGGAAAACAACGGGCTCGGTCTTAACCTGACCGTGGAGGTGCGGGACGGCATCCTGAAACATTCCAAGGGATACGGCAATATCATTCATGATGATCCGGCGGAAATGGCCATCACTCTGGAGGGGCAGATCGTGCGCGTGGCCGATATCATGGCCTACCTGAATCATGACCTGGATGACGCCATCCGCAGCAAGGTCATCACGCCGGCCCAGGTCCCCGAAAGTTGCGTGCGGGTTCTGGGCAAAGATCATTCGCAGCGGGGCTCCACCATGATTCAGGATGTGATCCATTCCAGCACCGCGGTTCCGGGGAAAATCACCCTGCGGATCAGCGATGAGGTGTTTGAGGCCATGACGGAACTGCGGCAGTTTCTTTACGAAAACGTGTACCGCTCACCCCAGGTCCATAATGAATTCGTCAAGGCCCGCCGGATATTATCCGAACTGTACGAGTTTTTCGTGAAGAACACGGATGTGCTGCACAAGGAAATGCAGCGCATGGATATGGGCGCCTGCATGGAGGCCGAAGAGGGGCTGCACCGGGTGGTGTGCGACTTTATCGCCAGCATTACCGATGAATACGCCATTCATCTGTATACCCGTCTCTTTTTCCCGTCACCGTACGTGTAG
- the hemW gene encoding radical SAM family heme chaperone HemW, with protein MSSSFIHQPAGIYIHVPFCRKKCAYCDFYSLTDQSLIDAYVTALKKEAAMVLSEKAMAVDTIYFGGGTPSVLNLNQITEIISLINLLSNIYTDSEITVEVNPESAGREWLKAVREAGVNRVSIGIQSFDDNALAFLGRIHSAGRGLEAVAAARSAGFDNIGLDIIYGLPGQTRTDLEADLSRAIALAPEHISCYLLTMETGTPLEGALRRKAFVPLSDARQSDLFLAAAEVLTANGYLHYEISNFACRPETRSRHNTKYWQRVPYAGLGPAAHSYTGSVRYWNVRDVSDYVERLSADRSPRQADELLTARQKMMESLYLGLRLAEGLEIDAFNREFSTDFQILFAPVLAEHRSTGMLEMAQGRCRLSTRGMLFHETIAAELAGLLE; from the coding sequence ATGTCCTCATCCTTTATTCATCAACCCGCCGGCATTTACATCCATGTTCCCTTCTGCCGGAAGAAATGCGCTTATTGTGATTTTTATTCCCTCACCGATCAATCGCTGATCGACGCTTATGTAACAGCGCTGAAAAAAGAGGCGGCCATGGTTTTGTCGGAAAAGGCCATGGCCGTTGACACTATTTACTTCGGGGGCGGTACCCCGTCTGTTCTAAATTTAAATCAAATAACTGAAATAATAAGTTTAATAAACTTATTATCAAATATTTACACTGATAGTGAAATAACAGTCGAAGTCAATCCGGAATCAGCCGGGCGGGAGTGGTTGAAGGCCGTCCGGGAGGCCGGGGTCAATCGCGTCAGCATCGGCATTCAGTCTTTTGACGATAATGCCCTGGCTTTTCTGGGAAGAATCCATTCGGCGGGCCGGGGTCTGGAAGCAGTGGCCGCGGCCCGATCCGCCGGGTTTGACAATATCGGTCTGGATATCATCTATGGCCTTCCCGGCCAGACCCGGACCGACCTTGAGGCTGATTTAAGCCGGGCCATCGCCCTGGCGCCGGAGCATATTTCCTGCTACCTGCTGACCATGGAAACCGGCACACCCCTGGAGGGGGCGTTGCGCCGGAAGGCGTTTGTTCCCCTGTCCGATGCCCGTCAGAGCGACCTGTTTCTGGCCGCGGCCGAAGTGCTGACCGCAAACGGTTATCTTCATTATGAGATATCCAATTTCGCCTGCCGGCCGGAGACCCGTTCACGCCATAACACCAAATACTGGCAGCGGGTTCCCTACGCCGGTCTGGGCCCGGCGGCCCATTCCTATACCGGATCGGTCCGGTACTGGAACGTCAGGGACGTGTCCGACTATGTGGAAAGGCTGTCCGCCGATCGCTCCCCGCGGCAGGCCGACGAGTTGCTGACCGCCCGTCAGAAGATGATGGAATCTCTCTACCTGGGGCTGCGGCTGGCCGAAGGGCTTGAGATAGACGCCTTTAACCGGGAGTTCTCAACCGACTTTCAAATTTTGTTCGCCCCCGTGCTGGCAGAACACCGGTCAACCGGAATGCTGGAGATGGCCCAGGGCCGCTGCCGGCTTTCCACCCGGGGCATGCTGTTTCATGAAACCATTGCCGCTGAACTGGCCGGGTTGCTGGAATAA
- the qrcB gene encoding menaquinone reductase molybdopterin-binding-like subunit QrcB has protein sequence MKIDRRSFLSLAAGVAAGTALTPLPLKLTDDLSIWTQTFRYMPNEVPVPPDGAVSVATSVCSLCPGGCGISVRKIDNRAVKIEGRQGYPVNNGGICTLGLAGLQLLYGPWRVQEPLKKKEGGFEKISWDQALSEISGRLNDLRRNGKSPSVAAITGAGQNTTGRLLQRFLTVFGSPHFIRIPAVDDSLAFAAGRMLGTAGVPAFDFENSSYVLSFGSGLLDGWGSPVRMFQAHSRWKENGATLVQVEARLSNTAAKADVWVPVKPGTEATLALGLAHVIVRDGLHDPAIEAAGKAFDAFRELLKSRYAPGAVARQTGVEEPKIEKLARDFARSPRPVAVCGKGAGQDPVESLEAMAVLALNALAGGFNRSGGVRINAAPDYIHWPEPEGSAAQKSNGTRLDVHRLPELINGGAQPPVQALFVMEANPLFTLHGAPALAGAVDKIPLVVSLSSYMDETAAAADYVLPVHAYLERYEDVLITAGLKEPLVGLSRPVVKPKFGSRHAGDVLIDLARAMGDDVAAAFPWENFEDCLKQTMADKWDVLSDQGYLAETGPEIPAGGMNFAALVESAELQPPGQGENGAWPLTLIPYDSMRLWGGHIGTPPFVLKTVADTVLKQADVFVEVNPVTAERYHLADGRPAFLETPAGKARVRVHVTDGIAPDVIAMPRGLGHAAYDDYLAEKGVNINALIGPVEDPVSGLDVAWGVKAKLTTA, from the coding sequence ATGAAAATTGACAGACGAAGTTTTCTATCACTGGCGGCCGGAGTCGCGGCGGGGACGGCATTGACGCCGCTGCCGCTGAAACTGACGGATGATCTCTCCATCTGGACCCAGACCTTCCGGTACATGCCCAATGAGGTGCCGGTTCCGCCGGACGGCGCGGTTTCCGTGGCGACCTCCGTCTGCTCTCTCTGCCCGGGCGGGTGCGGCATCTCCGTTCGGAAGATCGACAACCGGGCGGTGAAGATTGAGGGGCGCCAGGGATATCCGGTCAATAACGGCGGCATCTGCACCCTGGGGTTGGCGGGCCTGCAGCTCCTGTATGGCCCCTGGCGGGTTCAGGAACCGTTGAAAAAGAAAGAGGGGGGATTTGAAAAGATCAGCTGGGATCAGGCCCTTTCGGAAATCAGCGGCCGGCTCAATGATTTGCGCCGGAACGGCAAGTCGCCATCCGTAGCCGCGATCACCGGCGCCGGTCAAAATACCACCGGCCGGTTGCTGCAGCGGTTTCTGACTGTTTTCGGATCGCCCCATTTTATTCGAATTCCCGCGGTTGACGACTCCCTGGCTTTTGCCGCCGGCAGGATGCTGGGAACCGCCGGCGTCCCGGCGTTTGATTTTGAAAACAGTTCGTATGTTTTAAGTTTCGGCAGCGGTCTTCTGGACGGCTGGGGGTCGCCGGTGAGAATGTTTCAGGCCCACAGCCGCTGGAAAGAAAACGGAGCGACCCTGGTCCAGGTGGAGGCCAGGCTGTCCAACACCGCCGCCAAGGCCGATGTCTGGGTTCCCGTCAAGCCGGGAACGGAGGCGACCCTGGCCCTGGGGCTGGCGCATGTCATCGTCCGTGACGGACTTCATGATCCAGCCATCGAAGCGGCCGGCAAGGCCTTTGATGCCTTCCGGGAACTGCTCAAAAGCCGTTACGCCCCGGGCGCCGTGGCCAGGCAGACCGGCGTGGAAGAGCCGAAAATCGAAAAGCTGGCCCGGGATTTTGCCCGATCGCCCCGGCCGGTGGCGGTCTGCGGCAAAGGCGCCGGCCAGGATCCCGTGGAAAGCCTGGAGGCCATGGCTGTGCTGGCCCTCAACGCCCTGGCCGGCGGCTTCAACCGGTCCGGCGGTGTCCGGATAAACGCCGCTCCGGATTATATCCACTGGCCGGAGCCGGAAGGTTCGGCGGCTCAGAAATCAAACGGAACGCGTCTGGATGTCCACCGGCTGCCGGAGCTGATCAATGGCGGTGCGCAGCCGCCTGTTCAGGCCCTTTTTGTTATGGAAGCCAATCCCCTGTTTACCCTTCATGGCGCCCCGGCCCTTGCCGGCGCCGTTGACAAGATTCCGCTGGTTGTCAGTCTTTCTTCTTATATGGATGAAACCGCCGCGGCGGCGGATTATGTCCTGCCGGTACACGCCTATCTGGAACGGTATGAAGATGTCCTGATCACGGCCGGTTTAAAGGAGCCGCTGGTGGGGTTGTCCCGACCGGTGGTCAAACCGAAATTCGGCAGCCGGCATGCCGGTGATGTGCTGATCGATCTGGCCCGGGCCATGGGGGATGACGTGGCGGCGGCTTTCCCCTGGGAAAACTTTGAGGATTGCCTGAAACAGACCATGGCGGACAAATGGGATGTCCTGTCCGACCAGGGATATCTGGCTGAAACCGGACCGGAGATCCCGGCCGGCGGAATGAACTTTGCGGCGCTGGTGGAATCGGCCGAGCTTCAGCCGCCGGGGCAAGGCGAGAACGGCGCCTGGCCGCTGACGCTGATTCCTTATGATTCCATGAGACTCTGGGGAGGGCATATCGGAACGCCTCCCTTTGTCCTGAAAACGGTTGCCGACACGGTTCTCAAACAGGCGGATGTTTTTGTGGAAGTCAATCCCGTTACCGCTGAACGGTATCATCTGGCTGACGGCCGGCCGGCCTTTTTGGAAACCCCGGCCGGCAAGGCGCGGGTCAGAGTCCATGTCACCGATGGCATCGCGCCGGATGTGATCGCCATGCCCAGGGGGCTGGGGCACGCCGCCTATGACGACTATCTGGCTGAAAAAGGCGTCAATATCAACGCCCTGATCGGACCGGTGGAAGATCCGGTTTCCGGCCTTGACGTGGCCTGGGGCGTAAAAGCGAAACTCACCACAGCCTAA
- a CDS encoding nucleoside deaminase, with amino-acid sequence MMTVHEQLMAIALEQAKTALDNGEFPVGCVIADGKTIVATGARTGSRSAFPDETAHAEMTALRALTASGYPLDRGRLTLYSTLEPCLMCFGAILIHGLHTIVYACEDAMGGGTGCDLSVMPGLYRKQNVTIIPGVLREKSLLLLKAFFADPGNPYLQSTPLAAYILEQ; translated from the coding sequence ATGATGACAGTTCATGAGCAATTGATGGCTATCGCCCTGGAACAGGCGAAAACAGCCCTGGACAACGGCGAATTTCCCGTCGGCTGCGTCATTGCCGACGGCAAGACCATTGTAGCTACCGGCGCCCGAACCGGGTCCCGTTCGGCCTTTCCGGATGAAACCGCCCACGCTGAAATGACCGCTTTACGGGCGCTGACCGCCTCCGGGTACCCGCTTGACCGCGGCCGCCTGACCCTCTATTCCACCCTGGAGCCGTGTCTGATGTGCTTTGGCGCCATCCTTATCCACGGCCTTCACACCATCGTCTATGCCTGTGAAGACGCCATGGGCGGCGGCACCGGCTGCGACCTGTCGGTGATGCCCGGTTTATACCGCAAACAGAATGTGACCATTATTCCCGGAGTGCTGCGGGAAAAAAGCCTGCTGCTGCTCAAAGCCTTTTTCGCCGATCCGGGCAACCCATACCTGCAATCGACGCCTCTGGCCGCGTATATTCTGGAACAGTAA
- the qrcC gene encoding menaquinone reductase iron-sulfur cluster-binding subunit QrcC, which translates to MSNHGKKYGMLIDLDKCTGCGSCMVACMAENNVPFKKDESNKLVSITWMRVYRLTNGKPFPDTEICYLPRPCMQCEGEHGHSPCVSVCPAVATDYDFSTGIVSQIPTRCFGCRYCMAACPYHARYFNWYDPIWPKGMKESLSPHVSPRMRGVVEKCTFCFHRYQQAMEKAYYESREELEENEYQTACTQACPAGAIIFGDLNNPDHTVTRVVGPDDAHGGRPKNPAVFRLLERLGTNPKVYYTSTREWVRRQADNDAARGENAGRH; encoded by the coding sequence ATGAGTAACCACGGTAAAAAATACGGCATGCTCATCGACCTGGACAAGTGCACGGGGTGCGGGTCCTGCATGGTGGCCTGCATGGCGGAAAACAACGTGCCTTTTAAAAAGGATGAGTCCAACAAACTGGTCAGCATCACCTGGATGCGGGTGTACCGACTGACCAACGGCAAGCCTTTTCCGGATACGGAGATCTGCTACCTGCCCCGACCCTGCATGCAGTGCGAAGGCGAGCATGGCCATTCCCCGTGCGTTTCCGTCTGCCCGGCGGTGGCCACGGACTACGATTTTTCCACCGGTATCGTCAGCCAGATCCCGACCCGCTGTTTCGGCTGCCGGTACTGCATGGCGGCCTGCCCTTACCATGCCCGGTATTTCAACTGGTATGATCCGATCTGGCCAAAAGGGATGAAGGAATCGTTGAGCCCGCATGTTTCTCCCCGCATGCGGGGGGTGGTGGAAAAATGTACCTTCTGTTTCCACCGGTATCAGCAGGCCATGGAAAAGGCGTACTATGAAAGCCGGGAGGAACTGGAAGAAAATGAATATCAGACCGCCTGTACGCAGGCCTGCCCCGCCGGAGCCATCATTTTTGGTGACCTGAACAACCCGGATCATACCGTTACACGGGTGGTCGGTCCGGATGATGCGCATGGCGGCAGGCCGAAGAACCCGGCTGTATTCCGCCTGCTGGAACGTCTCGGCACCAATCCCAAGGTATATTACACCTCCACCAGGGAATGGGTGCGCCGCCAGGCGGATAATGATGCCGCCAGGGGGGAGAACGCCGGAAGGCATTAA
- the murA gene encoding UDP-N-acetylglucosamine 1-carboxyvinyltransferase, producing the protein MDRIVVDGGRRLSGQVRISGAKNAALPILAASILTDGVCVFENVPDLQDVHSFLDLLIQLGAMAGFSDHTARVDASGIRNHEASYDLVRKMRASVLVLGPLVARLGKARVSMPGGCAIGARPINFHLKGLEALGAKIHLEHGYVDVIADRLTGATIYFDIPTVTGTENLMMAAALAEGTTVLRNAAREPEVKALADVLIRMGARIDGAGTSDITIIGVPRLSPVTAAIIPDRIEAGTFMAAAALTGGDLTLTHCRPDHMEAQIEKFRQIGADVTVQDSSIRVAGADIITSVDVKTLPYPGFPTDMQAQFMVLMAVAGGLSVITETIFENRFIHVSELQRMGADIAITGNSAVVTGVPHLSGAPVMASDLRASACLVLAGLVAAGRTSINRVYHLDRGYETLEKKFAELGAAIWREK; encoded by the coding sequence ATGGACAGAATTGTCGTTGATGGGGGACGAAGGCTTTCCGGACAAGTCAGGATCAGTGGCGCCAAGAACGCGGCTCTGCCCATTCTGGCCGCGTCGATTCTGACCGACGGCGTCTGTGTTTTTGAAAATGTGCCCGACCTCCAGGACGTGCACAGCTTTCTGGACCTGCTGATTCAGCTGGGCGCCATGGCGGGGTTTTCCGACCATACCGCCCGGGTCGACGCTTCCGGAATCCGTAACCATGAAGCATCCTATGACCTGGTCCGTAAAATGAGGGCTTCCGTGCTGGTCCTCGGCCCCCTGGTGGCACGGCTGGGCAAGGCCCGGGTATCCATGCCCGGCGGTTGCGCCATCGGCGCCCGGCCCATCAATTTTCATTTAAAAGGACTGGAAGCCCTGGGCGCTAAAATTCACCTGGAACACGGCTATGTCGATGTCATTGCCGACCGGTTGACCGGGGCCACCATCTATTTTGATATTCCCACGGTAACCGGCACCGAGAACCTGATGATGGCGGCAGCCCTGGCCGAAGGCACCACCGTCCTGCGCAATGCCGCCCGGGAGCCGGAGGTCAAGGCACTGGCGGATGTGCTTATCCGCATGGGCGCCCGCATCGACGGCGCCGGCACCTCGGATATCACCATTATTGGCGTGCCGCGCCTGTCACCGGTTACGGCCGCGATCATTCCCGACCGCATCGAAGCCGGCACCTTCATGGCGGCGGCGGCCCTGACCGGCGGTGATTTGACGCTGACCCATTGCCGGCCGGACCACATGGAAGCACAAATTGAAAAATTCCGCCAGATCGGCGCCGATGTAACCGTTCAGGACTCCTCCATCCGGGTGGCGGGCGCCGATATCATTACCAGCGTGGATGTCAAGACGCTGCCTTACCCGGGTTTCCCCACCGACATGCAGGCCCAGTTCATGGTACTCATGGCGGTGGCCGGCGGCCTGTCGGTCATCACCGAAACCATTTTTGAAAACCGGTTTATTCACGTCAGCGAACTGCAGCGCATGGGCGCGGATATCGCCATTACCGGCAATTCGGCCGTGGTCACCGGCGTTCCCCACCTGTCCGGCGCGCCGGTCATGGCCTCGGACCTGCGGGCCAGCGCCTGCCTGGTGCTGGCCGGGCTGGTGGCCGCCGGCAGGACCTCGATCAACCGGGTTTACCATCTGGACCGGGGCTATGAGACCCTGGAAAAGAAGTTCGCCGAACTGGGCGCCGCCATCTGGCGGGAAAAATAG
- the qrcA gene encoding menaquinone reductase multiheme cytochrome c subunit QrcA produces the protein MDTTDDKCKCDAGEAAGGEETGVSKVSQDKGLLAVILAFLAGLGIALAVGWVVYPALLYSEQEQPVQFNHELHMAEVPDGCESCHFFREDGTFSGVPTLDQCRDCHESAIGESEEELKFVEEYMEKDQEVPWLIYSRQPDCVFFSHAAHVLKAGMSCEACHGPIGESTSLKTYQENRITGYSRDIWGEDLTGIFKKNPWDSMKMDDCARCHDKETGSKGACFQCHK, from the coding sequence ATGGACACAACAGACGACAAATGCAAATGTGACGCTGGTGAGGCCGCCGGCGGTGAGGAGACGGGTGTAAGCAAGGTGTCCCAGGACAAAGGCCTCCTGGCGGTGATCCTGGCGTTCCTGGCGGGGCTGGGGATTGCCCTGGCCGTCGGCTGGGTGGTTTATCCGGCGCTGCTTTATTCCGAGCAGGAACAGCCGGTTCAGTTTAATCATGAACTTCACATGGCCGAAGTGCCGGACGGGTGCGAGTCCTGTCATTTCTTCCGTGAGGACGGCACCTTTTCCGGTGTTCCCACCCTGGATCAATGCCGGGACTGCCACGAGTCGGCCATCGGCGAAAGCGAAGAAGAACTGAAGTTCGTGGAGGAGTATATGGAGAAGGACCAGGAGGTGCCCTGGCTGATCTATTCCCGTCAGCCGGATTGTGTTTTCTTCTCCCACGCCGCCCATGTGCTCAAAGCGGGCATGAGCTGCGAAGCGTGCCACGGTCCCATCGGGGAATCCACCAGCCTGAAAACCTACCAGGAAAACCGGATCACCGGTTACAGCCGGGATATCTGGGGCGAGGACCTGACCGGTATTTTCAAGAAGAATCCCTGGGACAGCATGAAGATGGATGACTGTGCCCGCTGCCATGATAAAGAGACCGGCAGCAAGGGCGCCTGTTTTCAGTGCCATAAATAA
- a CDS encoding YkgJ family cysteine cluster protein, with protein MKIIPAAALSSCPGQRLSESDQFRFACHGGLSCFNQCCRNLNLFLYPYDVLRLKNRLGISAAEFLDRYVDVVMRAGNYFPDVLLSMSETTEKICPFLTEEGCAVYPDRTYSCRLFPIEQGLHYDGSDREGHMVYFFRPPDFCRGQDEERPLTVKQWIADQEAETYIRMTRRWAEVKALFTTDPWGAEGPSGPRAKMAFMAAYNMDSFRDFLFNSTFLNRYWVRGDILENIRKSETERLLFGFEWIRYFVWGSTSDRLRVKNGKH; from the coding sequence ATGAAGATCATCCCCGCCGCCGCCCTTTCCTCCTGCCCCGGACAGCGCCTGTCCGAATCCGATCAATTCCGTTTTGCCTGCCATGGCGGCCTGTCCTGCTTCAATCAGTGCTGCCGGAACCTCAACCTGTTTCTCTATCCCTACGACGTCCTGCGCCTGAAAAACCGGCTGGGCATTTCCGCGGCCGAATTTCTCGACCGGTATGTGGACGTCGTCATGCGGGCCGGGAATTATTTTCCGGATGTGCTCCTGTCCATGTCCGAGACAACGGAGAAAATCTGCCCCTTTCTGACGGAAGAGGGGTGTGCGGTCTACCCGGACCGGACCTACTCCTGCCGGCTGTTTCCCATTGAACAGGGCCTGCATTATGACGGTTCCGACCGGGAAGGGCACATGGTCTATTTTTTCCGGCCCCCGGATTTCTGCCGCGGACAGGATGAGGAGCGGCCGTTGACGGTAAAGCAGTGGATAGCCGACCAGGAGGCGGAAACCTATATCCGGATGACCCGTCGCTGGGCCGAAGTCAAGGCACTGTTTACAACCGACCCCTGGGGCGCGGAAGGGCCGTCCGGTCCGCGGGCGAAAATGGCTTTCATGGCGGCCTACAACATGGATTCCTTCCGGGACTTCCTGTTCAACAGCACGTTTCTGAATCGGTATTGGGTCAGAGGAGATATCCTTGAGAATATTCGGAAAAGCGAAACGGAACGGTTGCTGTTCGGGTTCGAATGGATCCGGTATTTTGTCTGGGGCTCAACCAGCGACCGGTTACGAGTGAAAAACGGGAAACATTAG